The proteins below are encoded in one region of Mycobacterium botniense:
- a CDS encoding DUF2563 family protein: MFVNPVSLHIGAGASERAGDHAGAGADRLSLAGVVGGMFGDFDAAHDFHQVLRAAKDHHTQRLHKHHDNLTGIAATARSIAAAFTEMDRHNAKRLCDVVVDDDSR; encoded by the coding sequence ATGTTCGTCAACCCCGTATCGCTGCATATCGGGGCGGGCGCCTCCGAGCGGGCCGGGGACCATGCCGGCGCCGGCGCGGATCGGCTCTCGCTGGCCGGTGTGGTCGGGGGCATGTTCGGTGACTTCGATGCGGCGCACGATTTTCACCAGGTGCTTCGGGCCGCCAAAGACCACCACACCCAACGCCTGCACAAGCACCACGACAACCTCACCGGGATCGCCGCCACCGCCCGCAGCATTGCCGCCGCGTTCACCGAGATGGACCGCCACAATGCCAAGCGGTTATGCGATGTTGTCGTCGACGACGACAGCCGATGA
- a CDS encoding acyl-CoA thioesterase yields MTTGFIASVPVRWSDIDVYQHINHATMVTILEEARVPFLREPFGADITTIGLLIAQVQVSYKGQLRLADSPLQVTIWVKRLRAVDFTLGYEVRSVNAAADSKPAVIAETQLAAVHIGEQRLVRLSPQHREYLQRWLR; encoded by the coding sequence GTGACCACCGGATTCATCGCGTCGGTGCCGGTGCGCTGGTCAGACATCGACGTGTACCAGCACATCAACCACGCGACCATGGTCACCATACTCGAGGAGGCCCGTGTGCCGTTCCTGCGGGAACCGTTCGGCGCGGACATCACCACCATCGGGCTGTTGATCGCTCAGGTCCAGGTGTCGTACAAAGGCCAACTGCGACTGGCTGATTCGCCGCTGCAGGTCACCATCTGGGTGAAACGGCTGCGCGCGGTGGATTTCACGCTCGGCTACGAAGTGCGCTCGGTCAACGCGGCGGCCGATTCCAAGCCCGCGGTGATCGCCGAAACCCAGCTGGCCGCTGTCCATATCGGCGAGCAGCGGTTGGTGCGGCTTTCGCCTCAGCATCGGGAGTATTTGCAGCGGTGGCTGAGGTAG